One Myripristis murdjan chromosome 18, fMyrMur1.1, whole genome shotgun sequence DNA window includes the following coding sequences:
- the LOC115376221 gene encoding macrophage mannose receptor 1-like, translating into MYLKTCHSCAISFHHGAIFFSVLGHCSSATCQTYIFHFIKEAKTWSDAQNYCKQNYTNLATINNMEDMKQLNKSFRRDSAAAADAWIGLEKKRNAGCIETKDTREWHWYILLGTEYVVNEKNWNSGERNDAPCPENCVVMRMDGKWPCSANWSAICYDDRVILIRENKTWADALDYCREHHDDLVSISDHHMQKWAQERVKMADTPYVWLGMRYTCTLGLWFWVSGQTACYLNWAPGKGMGDCEMSAAMDKKDINEFDPSKAVMLWHQDSVRGKRPNFMDGPDD; encoded by the exons ATGTATCTGAAGACTTGTCATTCTTGTGCTATCAGCTTCCATCACGgtgctatatttttttctgttttaggtCACTGTTCCTCCGCCACATGTCAGACATATATATTCCACTTTATTAAGGAGGCCAAGACCTGGTCTGATGCCCAAAACTACTGCAAACAGAACTACACCAACCTGGCCACCATAAACAACATGGAGGACATGAAGCAACTCAACAAGTCTTTTCGCAGagattctgctgctgctgctgatgcctGGATCGGgctggagaagaaaagaaatgcagGTTGTATAGAAACAAAGGACACGCGAGAATGGCACTGGTATATACTGCTGGGGACTGAATATGTTGTAAATGAGAAAAACTGGAATAGTGGAGAACGAAATGATGCTCCATGTCCTGAGAACTGTGTAGTGATGAGGATGGACGGCAAATGGCCTTGTAGTGCAAATTGGAGTGCCATTTGTTATGATG aCAGAGTGATCCTGATCCGTGAGAACAAGACCTGGGCAGACGCCTTAGATTACTGCAGAGAGCATCATGATGATCTGGTCTCCATCTCTGACCATCACATGCAGAAATGGGCCCAAGAGAGAGTCAAGATGGCCGACACTCCCTACGTGTGGCTGGGGATGCGCTACACCTGCACTCTGGGCCTATGGTTCTGGGTCAGCGGCCAAACGGCCTGCTACCTAAACTGGGCGCCGGGCAAAGGGATGGGAGACTGTGAGATGTCTGCCGCCATGGACAAAAAAG ACATCAATGAGTTTGATCCGAGcaaagctgtgatgctgtggcacCAGGACTCTGTCAGAGGCAAGCGGCCTAACTTCATGGATGGACCTGATGACTAG